Proteins encoded in a region of the Oncorhynchus clarkii lewisi isolate Uvic-CL-2024 chromosome 18, UVic_Ocla_1.0, whole genome shotgun sequence genome:
- the LOC139372855 gene encoding zinc finger protein 135-like, whose product MASVKLEDCSRTLELNVNIKDEEEEEEKIRTTVSHGYHFETFSTSREQQREDQRAKRSHHCPHCEEIFPFLLKLKIHLKIHTGEKPYSCSDFGKRFKTSNELKVHQKTHTGEKPYSCSDCGKRFKTSNELKVHQKTHTGEKPYSCSDCGKCFKTLYDLKVHQRTHTGEKPYVCSDCGKCFTTSTTLKVHQRTHTGEKPYSCSDCGTSFSKFSTLKTHERTHTGEKPYFCSDCGASFSQLGTLKTHQRIHTGEKPYSCSDCGKCFKRSNELKVHQRTHTGEKPFFCPDCGTSFSQLSHLKSHERIHTGAKPYSCSDCGKCFKTYDLKVHQRTHTGEKPYSCSDCGKCFRTSTHLKVHQRTHTGEKPYSCSDCGKRFKTSNELKAHQRTHTGEKPYSCSDCGKCFRTSTHLKVHQRTHTGEKPYSCSDCGKRFKTSNELKVHQRTHTGEKPFFCSDCGASFSQLSHLQSHERIHTGEKP is encoded by the exons atggcatcagtgaagctggaagactgcagtcgaacactggagctgaatgtcaacattaaagatgaagaggaagaggaggagaagattagGACAACTGTTAGTCATG GATACCATTTTGAGACATTCTCCACATCCAGAGAGCAACAGCGGGAAGATCAGAGAGCTAAGAGGTCTCATCACTGCCCACATTGTGAAGAGATTTTCCCATTTCTATTAAAGCTAAAAATACacctaaaaatacacacaggagagaagccttactcctgctctgactttggaaaacgttttaaaacatcaaatgagcTAAAGGTTCATCAGaagactcacacaggagagaagccttactcctgctctgactgtggaaaacgttttaaaacatcaaatgagcTAAAGGTTCATCAGaagactcacacaggagagaagccttactcctgctctgactgtggaaaatgttttaaaacattatatGACCTAAaggttcaccagagaacacacacaggagagaagccttacgtctgctctgactgtggaaaatgcttcacaacatcaactactctaaaagttcatcagagaacacacacaggagagaagccttattcctgctctgactgtggaactaGTTTCTCTAAATTTTCCACcttaaaaacacatgaacgtacacatacaggagagaagccttacttctgctctgactgtggggcgagtttctctcagctgggcaccttaaaaacacaccaacgtatacacacaggagagaagccttattcctgctctgactgtggaaaatgttttaaaagatcaaatgagctaaaagttcatcagagaacacacacaggagagaagcctttcttctgcCCTGACTGTGGAACTAGTTTCTCTCAGCTTTCCCACTTAaaatcacatgaacgtatacacacaggagcgaagccttattcctgctctgactgtgggaaatgttttaaaacatatGACCTAAaggttcatcagagaacacacacaggagagaagccttattcctgctctgactgtggaaaatgcttcagaACATCAACTcatctaaaagttcatcagagaacacacacaggagagaagccttattcctgctctgactgtggaaaacgttttaaaacatcaaatgagctaaaggctcatcagagaacacacacaggagagaagccttattcctgctctgactgtggaaaatgcttcagaACATCAACTcatctaaaagttcatcagagaacacacacaggagagaagccttattcctgctctgactgtggaaaacgttttaaaacatcaaatgagctaaaggttcatcagagaacacacacaggagagaagcctttcttctgctctgactgtggggcgaGTTTCTCTCAACTTTCCCATTTACaatcacatgaacgtatacatacaggagagaagccttaa